A single genomic interval of Streptomyces sp. BA2 harbors:
- a CDS encoding AurF N-oxygenase family protein, producing MTTITEDAAIEGLRDALGLLKDREQVAERLLDSSAKHSFDPDKELDWEAPFEEGKWFWPPELVSLYGTPMWRRMSEEQRIALSQHEAAALASLGIWFELILMQLLVRHIYDKPATSAHVRYALTEIEDECRHSKMFARLISRGDTPYYPVSTVHRNLGRLFKTISTTPGSFTATLLGEEILDWMQRLTFPDERVQTLVRGVTRIHVVEEARHVRYAREELRRQMVTAPRWSQEFTRLTSGEFARVFSIAFINPEVYTNVGLDKREAMAQVKASAHRREIMQTGAKRLTDFLDDIGVLRGAGRRLWKSSGLLA from the coding sequence ATGACGACCATCACGGAGGACGCGGCGATCGAAGGGCTGCGGGACGCGCTCGGACTGCTCAAGGACCGGGAGCAGGTGGCCGAGAGGCTGCTCGACTCCTCCGCCAAGCACTCCTTCGACCCCGACAAGGAGCTGGACTGGGAGGCGCCCTTCGAGGAGGGCAAGTGGTTCTGGCCCCCGGAGCTGGTCTCCCTGTACGGCACGCCGATGTGGCGGCGGATGAGCGAGGAGCAGCGCATCGCGCTCTCCCAGCACGAGGCCGCCGCGCTCGCGTCGCTCGGCATCTGGTTCGAGCTGATCCTGATGCAGCTGCTCGTACGGCACATCTACGACAAGCCGGCCACGAGCGCGCACGTGCGGTATGCCCTGACGGAGATCGAGGACGAGTGCCGGCACTCGAAGATGTTCGCGCGCCTCATCTCGCGCGGGGACACCCCGTACTACCCGGTCAGCACCGTGCACCGGAACCTCGGCCGCCTCTTCAAGACCATCTCGACGACGCCCGGTTCGTTCACGGCGACGCTGCTCGGCGAGGAGATCCTCGACTGGATGCAGCGCCTGACGTTCCCGGACGAGCGCGTCCAGACCCTCGTGCGCGGCGTCACGCGGATCCACGTCGTGGAGGAGGCGCGCCATGTGCGGTACGCCCGTGAGGAGCTGCGCCGTCAGATGGTGACGGCACCGCGCTGGTCCCAGGAGTTCACCCGCCTCACCTCGGGTGAGTTCGCCCGCGTCTTCTCCATCGCCTTCATCAACCCCGAGGTCTACACGAACGTCGGCCTGGACAAGCGCGAGGCCATGGCCCAGGTCAAGGCGAGCGCCCACCGCCGCGAGATCATGCAGACCGGGGCCAAGCGCCTCACCGATTTCCTGGACGACATCGGGGTGCTGCGGGGCGCGGGGCGGCGGCTGTGGAAGAGCTCGGGACTCCTGGCGTAG
- a CDS encoding lysozyme, whose protein sequence is MPVHRPGTPRRSRWSAAGILLSVLSALSLLLTLPGAAQAAGGDDTPARGSARMGQGVIKHDGQGSLPPGGDAVQTEGVDVSSHQGNVAWSTLWNSGVKWSYVKATEGTYYKNPYFAQQYNGSYNVGMIRGAYHFATPDTSSGAAQANYFVDNGGGWSRDGKTLPGALDIEWNPYGAACFGKSQSAMVTWIRDFLNQYKARTGRHAVIYTATSWWKQCTGNYGGFAVNNPLWIARYNTSPGELPAGWGFHTMWQYTSTGPTVGDHNKFNGALDRVVALANG, encoded by the coding sequence ATGCCCGTGCACAGACCCGGAACGCCCCGCCGCTCTCGCTGGTCAGCGGCCGGAATCCTGCTCTCAGTCCTCTCCGCCCTCTCCCTCCTCCTCACACTGCCGGGCGCCGCACAGGCCGCCGGCGGCGATGACACCCCGGCCCGCGGCTCAGCCCGCATGGGCCAGGGCGTCATCAAGCACGACGGGCAGGGCAGTCTGCCGCCCGGTGGCGACGCCGTACAGACCGAAGGCGTCGACGTCAGCAGCCATCAGGGCAACGTCGCCTGGTCGACGCTCTGGAACAGCGGCGTGAAGTGGTCCTACGTCAAGGCGACCGAGGGCACGTACTACAAGAACCCGTACTTCGCCCAGCAGTACAACGGTTCGTACAACGTGGGCATGATCCGCGGCGCCTACCACTTCGCGACGCCCGACACCTCCAGCGGCGCCGCCCAGGCCAACTACTTCGTGGACAACGGCGGCGGCTGGTCGCGCGACGGCAAGACGCTGCCGGGCGCGCTCGACATCGAGTGGAATCCGTACGGGGCGGCCTGCTTCGGCAAGTCACAGTCCGCGATGGTCACCTGGATCCGTGACTTCCTTAACCAGTACAAGGCGCGCACCGGGCGGCACGCGGTGATCTACACGGCCACCAGCTGGTGGAAGCAGTGCACCGGCAACTACGGCGGCTTCGCGGTCAACAACCCGCTGTGGATCGCGCGTTACAACACCTCTCCGGGTGAGCTGCCCGCCGGTTGGGGCTTCCACACGATGTGGCAGTACACGTCGACGGGCCCGACGGTCGGGGACCACAACAAGTTCAACGGCGCCCTGGACAGGGTCGTGGCGCTCGCCAACGGCTGA
- a CDS encoding protein phosphatase 2C domain-containing protein: MRIELATEPGDPARPNEDYASVILPAAGQGGSLILLDGVTPPVGDDGCLHSVPWFTARLGGALGELSVSRRDMTLSEILAAAIVRTAEAHCQTCDLSHPRTPQATVILVRWDEDQVEHLVLSDSALLMAGPDGLVTPVLDERLTELPPRIRAMRDAVRALPRGSAEREEAGRAYGAAVEALRNAEDGFFTAAADPSAAARAVTGSWPRAEVTAVAALTDGVGRWVETFRQGDWAECFALLRKDGPQRLVDRVRELERADPEGAEFPRGKRHDDAAVVYAEF; the protein is encoded by the coding sequence ATGCGTATCGAACTCGCCACCGAGCCCGGAGACCCCGCACGCCCCAACGAGGACTATGCCTCGGTGATTCTTCCTGCGGCCGGACAAGGCGGATCGCTCATCCTTCTGGATGGGGTGACTCCACCTGTCGGAGATGACGGCTGTCTGCATTCCGTCCCTTGGTTCACGGCGCGCCTCGGGGGCGCACTGGGGGAACTGTCCGTTTCACGACGGGATATGACGCTCTCTGAGATCCTCGCGGCGGCGATCGTGCGCACCGCGGAGGCTCATTGTCAAACCTGTGACCTTTCTCACCCGCGCACCCCTCAGGCCACCGTGATTCTGGTGCGTTGGGACGAGGACCAGGTCGAGCACCTCGTCCTGTCCGACTCCGCGCTCCTGATGGCGGGCCCCGACGGCCTGGTCACTCCGGTGCTCGACGAGCGCCTCACGGAACTGCCGCCGAGGATCCGCGCGATGCGTGACGCGGTCCGCGCGCTGCCGCGCGGCTCCGCCGAGCGCGAGGAGGCCGGCCGCGCGTACGGCGCCGCCGTCGAGGCCCTGCGGAACGCGGAGGACGGCTTCTTCACCGCGGCCGCGGACCCGTCGGCGGCGGCTCGGGCGGTCACAGGCAGCTGGCCGCGCGCCGAGGTGACGGCGGTGGCGGCCCTGACGGACGGGGTCGGCCGCTGGGTCGAGACGTTCCGGCAGGGCGACTGGGCGGAGTGCTTCGCGCTGCTGCGGAAGGACGGTCCGCAGCGCCTGGTGGACCGGGTACGGGAGCTGGAGCGCGCGGACCCGGAGGGCGCGGAGTTCCCGCGGGGCAAGCGGCATGACGACGCGGCGGTGGTGTACGCGGAGTTCTGA
- a CDS encoding ATP/GTP-binding protein: MDSAVSELRHPGPDPDENLQAWQTDRTRAPIATKIVVAGGFGVGKTTLVTAVSEITPLQTEALMTQASEDTDDLTSTPDKTTTTVAMDFGRITLDDDLVLYLFGTPGQQRFWFMWDDLVRGAIGAVVLADTRRLPDCFPALDYFESCGLPYIVAVNHFDGTEKFEPADVREALTIPQHIPVLIMDARQRISVIESLLSLVGHALEATPE, encoded by the coding sequence GTGGACTCCGCCGTCTCTGAACTCCGCCACCCGGGCCCCGACCCGGACGAGAACCTCCAAGCCTGGCAGACGGACCGCACCCGGGCCCCGATCGCGACGAAGATCGTGGTGGCGGGCGGCTTCGGCGTCGGCAAGACGACCCTGGTCACCGCGGTCTCCGAGATCACGCCCCTCCAGACGGAGGCGCTGATGACGCAGGCGAGCGAGGACACGGACGACCTCACGTCGACCCCGGACAAGACCACGACCACGGTCGCCATGGACTTCGGCCGGATCACGCTCGACGACGACCTCGTGCTCTACCTCTTCGGTACGCCGGGGCAGCAGCGCTTCTGGTTCATGTGGGACGACCTGGTGCGCGGCGCGATCGGCGCGGTGGTCCTCGCCGACACCCGCCGCCTGCCCGACTGCTTCCCCGCGCTCGACTACTTCGAGAGCTGCGGTCTGCCGTACATCGTGGCCGTCAACCACTTCGACGGGACCGAAAAGTTCGAGCCCGCGGACGTCCGCGAGGCGCTGACCATCCCGCAGCACATACCAGTGCTGATCATGGACGCGAGGCAGCGGATATCGGTGATCGAGTCGCTGCTCTCGCTGGTCGGCCACGCACTTGAAGCAACCCCCGAATAG
- a CDS encoding nitrate- and nitrite sensing domain-containing protein, translating into MQKMRPGRKGKQTASEGATPGANTPPERSPEPTAGENPEPTAGEHTVPAVTAPGGSKPAGGPSKPVKSVNSKPTARVRNRLIVAVAVVAAAIAGAGAPAIVAASGQLSDAQQLVTLAERTQDAVSLGHSLADERDEVTSFIAAGRPQGKGLSESRSARVDRQIEELRTADAPAGLRGDLADIAAVRRAALTGKSTALQAHTAYSNVITELHGLTRELAEKTPPRAGSGAYALADLDHAVEQAASARGLLLATLAVPRSTETSTTVDPVTGLPTTVVDESPAQTKSRDALSAAGQQAHTRAEAALADFRDAATDGARTTYDSAVTGHEVTTAEKYLTRLTDQPTLSTAERGYDRKKLDTALSARIETMRGAESALTVQRTKDLAALRDDDVTALEIRVALIGVTLLVAVGVSMAMARSLTRPLAVLRIGSARLATEPAPQEPIRFTGRDDEFAQVVRSVNALHEHAAGLTERLTTLEADRKHLIGQRQSMADERETLRAELAEASAHLERVRQSIHGTFVNLALRTLGLVERQLAVIENLEDREQDPDRLATLFKLDHFATVMRRHSENLLVLAGAEHGHQHPGPVPLVDVVRAAVSEIERYERVRIATLPPHAHVAGFAADDISHLVAELLENATSFSPPDASVEVSGWLLESGEVMLSVQDEGIGVTEDRMEELNSRLADFRPDDAYDQESGDGLGLGLYVVARLAARHGARVRLREQKQGGVAAVVVLPKSILAAAPAVTAPPVGEPVQGGAPALHLPGSEAEANSNVLPGRSALTAAPGGDEDPLIAAAEHAVREAEAESEPAPETDPDTDPEASPETTLELTPPEAPEDPAAGAQQDDPGPKWERVTDKGLPKRTPKITAPEPTVPKARSGSVDAEALRKRLGGFHQGAISGRRDVEAELTGRNEGSDETAENKETENMGDTVEEASS; encoded by the coding sequence GTGCAGAAGATGCGGCCTGGGCGCAAGGGCAAGCAGACGGCTTCCGAAGGGGCCACGCCGGGCGCGAACACCCCTCCAGAGCGCTCGCCCGAGCCCACAGCGGGAGAGAACCCCGAGCCCACAGCGGGAGAGCACACCGTCCCCGCCGTGACGGCTCCTGGCGGCTCGAAGCCCGCTGGCGGTCCCTCGAAGCCCGTGAAGTCCGTCAACTCCAAGCCCACCGCGCGCGTACGCAATCGGCTGATCGTCGCCGTCGCCGTCGTGGCCGCAGCGATCGCCGGGGCCGGAGCGCCCGCCATCGTCGCCGCCTCCGGGCAACTGAGCGACGCGCAGCAACTGGTGACCCTCGCCGAGCGCACCCAGGACGCCGTGTCCCTCGGCCACTCGCTTGCCGACGAGCGCGACGAGGTCACCTCGTTCATCGCGGCGGGCCGCCCGCAGGGCAAGGGGCTCTCCGAGAGCCGCAGCGCCCGCGTGGACCGCCAGATCGAGGAGCTGCGCACCGCCGACGCCCCGGCCGGTCTGCGGGGCGACCTCGCCGACATCGCGGCCGTACGCAGAGCGGCGCTCACCGGCAAGAGCACTGCTCTTCAAGCCCACACGGCGTACTCGAACGTCATCACCGAACTGCACGGCCTGACCCGCGAACTCGCCGAGAAGACCCCGCCACGCGCGGGCTCCGGCGCCTACGCCCTCGCCGACCTGGACCACGCCGTCGAGCAGGCGGCCAGCGCCCGCGGCCTGCTCCTCGCCACCCTCGCCGTTCCGCGCTCCACGGAGACGAGCACCACCGTCGACCCCGTCACCGGCCTTCCCACCACGGTGGTCGACGAGTCTCCCGCGCAGACCAAGAGCCGCGACGCCCTCAGCGCCGCGGGCCAGCAGGCCCACACCCGCGCGGAGGCGGCCCTCGCCGACTTCCGGGACGCGGCCACGGACGGCGCCCGCACCACGTACGACTCGGCGGTCACGGGCCACGAGGTGACGACGGCCGAGAAGTACCTCACCCGCCTCACCGACCAGCCCACGCTCTCCACCGCCGAGCGCGGCTACGACCGCAAGAAGCTCGACACCGCGCTCTCCGCCCGCATCGAGACGATGCGCGGCGCCGAGTCCGCGCTCACGGTGCAGCGCACCAAGGACCTCGCCGCGCTGCGCGACGACGACGTGACGGCGCTCGAGATCCGCGTCGCGCTCATCGGCGTCACGCTGCTCGTCGCGGTCGGCGTCTCCATGGCGATGGCCCGCAGCCTGACCCGCCCGCTGGCCGTCCTGCGCATCGGCTCGGCCCGCCTCGCCACCGAGCCCGCGCCCCAGGAGCCGATCCGCTTCACCGGCCGCGACGACGAATTCGCCCAGGTCGTACGGTCCGTCAACGCGCTGCACGAGCACGCGGCCGGCCTCACCGAGCGCCTCACCACGCTCGAAGCCGACCGCAAGCACCTCATCGGCCAGCGCCAGTCCATGGCCGACGAGCGCGAGACGCTGCGCGCCGAACTGGCCGAGGCCTCCGCCCACTTGGAGCGGGTGCGGCAGTCCATCCACGGCACGTTCGTCAACCTCGCCCTGCGCACCCTCGGCCTGGTCGAGCGGCAGCTCGCCGTCATCGAGAACCTCGAGGACCGCGAGCAGGACCCCGACCGCCTCGCCACGCTCTTCAAGCTCGACCACTTCGCCACGGTCATGCGCCGCCACAGCGAGAACCTCCTGGTCCTCGCGGGCGCCGAGCACGGCCACCAGCACCCGGGCCCTGTCCCGCTCGTCGACGTCGTACGCGCCGCCGTCTCCGAGATCGAGCGGTACGAGCGGGTGCGCATCGCCACGCTGCCGCCGCACGCGCACGTCGCGGGCTTCGCCGCGGACGACATCAGCCACCTGGTCGCCGAGCTCCTGGAGAACGCGACCTCGTTCTCGCCGCCGGACGCCTCCGTGGAGGTCTCCGGCTGGCTCCTGGAGAGCGGCGAGGTCATGCTCTCCGTGCAGGACGAGGGCATAGGGGTAACCGAAGACCGCATGGAGGAGCTCAACTCCCGCCTCGCGGACTTCCGTCCGGACGACGCGTACGACCAGGAGAGCGGGGACGGGCTCGGGCTCGGCCTCTATGTCGTGGCCCGTCTCGCCGCGCGGCACGGGGCCCGGGTCCGGCTGCGCGAGCAGAAGCAGGGCGGCGTCGCGGCGGTCGTGGTCCTGCCGAAGTCGATCCTCGCCGCGGCGCCCGCGGTGACGGCCCCGCCGGTCGGCGAGCCTGTGCAGGGCGGGGCCCCCGCCCTGCACCTTCCGGGCTCGGAAGCCGAGGCCAACTCCAATGTGCTGCCGGGGCGCTCGGCGCTGACCGCTGCCCCGGGGGGCGATGAGGATCCGCTGATCGCGGCTGCGGAGCACGCGGTGCGGGAAGCGGAGGCCGAGTCCGAACCCGCCCCCGAGACCGACCCCGACACCGACCCCGAAGCATCGCCTGAGACGACCCTGGAGCTGACCCCTCCGGAAGCCCCCGAGGACCCGGCAGCCGGGGCACAGCAGGACGACCCCGGCCCCAAGTGGGAGCGCGTCACCGACAAGGGGCTACCCAAGCGCACGCCCAAGATCACCGCGCCCGAGCCCACGGTGCCCAAGGCACGCAGCGGCTCCGTGGACGCCGAAGCGCTGCGCAAGCGACTCGGGGGCTTCCACCAGGGAGCCATCAGCGGCCGTCGCGACGTAGAGGCCGAGCTGACCGGACGTAACGAAGGCAGCGACGAGACCGCAGAGAACAAAGAGACCGAAAACATGGGGGACACAGTCGAGGAGGCAAGCAGTTGA
- a CDS encoding MarR family winged helix-turn-helix transcriptional regulator: protein MGAEVHEGENDGGVDVNRGGGVDVSKGVDREFLSLERELTLLLRRARASSGEMARQVHPELEPAAYGLLVCLDDSGPQRATDLAAYIGVGKATMSRQLRALEELGLVAREPDPADGRAWLVHLTKEGGTRFRTVRAGRRERYVRKLAGWDRTEVAELARLLRQLNESPES, encoded by the coding sequence ATGGGTGCTGAAGTGCACGAGGGCGAGAACGACGGTGGAGTCGACGTGAACAGGGGCGGTGGAGTCGACGTGAGCAAGGGGGTCGACCGTGAGTTCCTCTCCCTGGAGCGGGAGTTGACGCTGCTCCTGCGCCGGGCGCGTGCCTCTTCCGGAGAGATGGCGCGTCAGGTCCACCCCGAGCTGGAGCCCGCCGCGTACGGACTCCTGGTCTGCCTCGACGACTCGGGCCCGCAGCGGGCCACGGATCTCGCCGCGTACATCGGCGTCGGCAAGGCGACGATGAGCCGCCAGCTGCGCGCCCTGGAGGAACTGGGGCTCGTCGCCCGCGAGCCCGACCCCGCCGACGGGCGGGCCTGGCTGGTCCACCTCACGAAGGAGGGCGGGACACGGTTCCGCACGGTGCGGGCGGGGCGGCGGGAGCGGTACGTGCGGAAGCTGGCCGGGTGGGACCGTACGGAGGTGGCGGAGCTTGCCCGCCTGCTGCGGCAGCTGAACGAGTCGCCGGAGTCCTGA
- a CDS encoding roadblock/LC7 domain-containing protein → MRSPSSSTGSKSTGSSTAGAGSAGFGLSSEARNLHWLLTNLVEEVPGLLSVAVVSSDGLLLLSSDPARNNEQAVDNSSGPKGSSADLATIVSGLGSLCIGAAKLMDAGPVKQTVVAMEEGSLFVMSISDGSLLGVHATPDCDMSVVAYHMALFVGRAGHVLTPELRSELRQSMESVR, encoded by the coding sequence ATGCGCTCGCCCAGTTCTTCCACCGGCAGTAAATCCACCGGCAGCTCCACCGCCGGGGCCGGCTCCGCCGGGTTCGGACTGAGCAGCGAAGCACGCAACCTGCACTGGCTGCTGACGAATCTCGTCGAGGAGGTGCCAGGTCTGCTGTCGGTCGCGGTGGTCTCCTCCGACGGTCTGCTCCTGCTCTCCTCCGACCCCGCGCGCAACAACGAGCAGGCTGTCGACAACAGTTCGGGCCCCAAGGGCTCGAGCGCGGACCTCGCCACCATCGTGTCCGGCCTGGGTTCCCTCTGCATCGGCGCCGCCAAGCTGATGGACGCGGGACCGGTCAAGCAGACCGTCGTCGCGATGGAGGAGGGCAGCCTCTTCGTCATGTCGATCAGCGACGGCTCGCTGCTCGGCGTGCACGCCACCCCGGACTGCGACATGAGCGTCGTCGCGTACCACATGGCGCTCTTCGTCGGCCGCGCCGGGCATGTCCTCACCCCCGAACTCCGCAGCGAGCTGCGCCAGTCGATGGAGAGCGTCCGATGA
- a CDS encoding styrene monooxygenase/indole monooxygenase family protein, with product MRKILVVGAGQAGLQIALGLQSQGYEVTLMSNRTADEVRSGRVMSTQCMFHTALQHERDLQLNFWESQAPKIEGLGVSVAGPDSSRVIDWVGKLDGIAQSVDQRVKMAGWMETFAQRGGQLVIHGAAVGDLDYFSRTYDLVLVSAGKGELVSMFERDASRSPYDTPQRALAVAYVHGMGPRPEHPEFDAVRCNLVPGVGELFVMPTLTTSGRADILFWEGVPGGPLDVFQGVKDPSEHLALTLELLEKFTPWEYARATKVELTDAGGTLSGRYAPTVRKPIGRLPGGGLVLGVADVVVANDPITGQGSNSASKCAASYLDSIITHGDKPFDEEWMQSTFDRYWETAQHVTKWTNAMLSPPPEHVLNLIGAAGQLQPAADRFANGFNDPSDFENFFYEPEKTGAYLSSLSGA from the coding sequence ATGCGGAAGATACTCGTCGTCGGAGCCGGCCAGGCCGGTCTCCAGATCGCCCTCGGACTCCAGTCGCAGGGGTACGAGGTCACCCTGATGTCCAACCGCACGGCGGACGAGGTCCGGTCCGGCCGTGTGATGTCCACGCAGTGCATGTTCCACACGGCGCTGCAGCACGAGCGCGACCTCCAGCTGAACTTCTGGGAGTCCCAGGCCCCGAAGATCGAGGGCCTCGGCGTCTCGGTCGCCGGCCCCGACTCTTCCCGCGTGATCGACTGGGTCGGCAAGCTGGATGGGATCGCCCAGTCCGTCGACCAGCGCGTGAAGATGGCGGGCTGGATGGAGACGTTCGCGCAGCGCGGCGGCCAGCTGGTCATCCACGGCGCCGCGGTCGGCGACCTCGACTACTTCTCCCGCACCTACGACCTGGTGCTCGTCTCCGCGGGCAAGGGCGAGCTGGTCTCGATGTTCGAGCGTGACGCCTCGCGCTCCCCCTACGACACCCCCCAGCGCGCGCTGGCCGTCGCGTACGTCCACGGGATGGGGCCGCGCCCCGAGCACCCCGAGTTCGACGCGGTGCGGTGCAACCTCGTGCCGGGCGTCGGCGAGCTCTTCGTCATGCCGACCCTCACCACGTCCGGGCGTGCGGACATCCTGTTCTGGGAGGGCGTGCCGGGCGGCCCGCTGGACGTCTTCCAGGGCGTCAAGGACCCCTCTGAGCACCTCGCGCTGACCCTCGAACTCCTTGAGAAGTTCACGCCGTGGGAGTACGCGCGGGCGACGAAGGTCGAACTCACGGACGCGGGCGGCACGTTGAGCGGCCGGTACGCGCCGACGGTCCGCAAGCCGATCGGCCGGCTGCCCGGCGGAGGGCTCGTCCTCGGCGTCGCGGACGTGGTCGTCGCCAACGACCCGATCACCGGGCAGGGCTCCAACTCGGCGTCGAAGTGCGCGGCTTCGTACCTCGACTCGATCATCACGCACGGCGACAAGCCGTTCGACGAGGAGTGGATGCAGTCCACGTTCGACCGGTACTGGGAGACGGCCCAGCACGTCACCAAGTGGACGAACGCGATGCTGTCGCCGCCGCCGGAGCACGTCCTGAACCTGATCGGCGCGGCAGGCCAACTCCAGCCGGCCGCCGACCGCTTCGCCAACGGCTTCAACGACCCGTCGGACTTCGAGAACTTCTTCTATGAGCCGGAGAAGACGGGCGCGTACCTGAGCTCGCTCTCCGGGGCCTGA
- a CDS encoding DUF742 domain-containing protein, producing the protein MSSKPGKLPQRGGERKPARVRPYSLTGGRTRFGHVLLVETFVAALEAAEERLELPQGNATARVMPEMRAIVEICRRMRTVAEIAALLKMPLGVVRVLLSDLADQGKIRVYGTGHGPGQPDRALLERVLSGLRRL; encoded by the coding sequence ATGAGCAGTAAGCCCGGCAAGCTGCCCCAGCGGGGCGGAGAACGCAAGCCCGCCCGAGTACGTCCGTACTCGCTCACCGGCGGGCGCACCCGCTTCGGCCACGTCCTGCTCGTAGAGACGTTCGTCGCTGCCCTCGAAGCCGCCGAGGAGCGTCTCGAACTGCCGCAGGGCAACGCCACCGCCCGCGTCATGCCGGAGATGCGGGCCATCGTCGAGATCTGCCGCCGTATGCGTACGGTCGCGGAGATCGCCGCGCTTTTGAAGATGCCGCTCGGCGTGGTCCGCGTACTGCTCAGCGACCTCGCAGACCAGGGAAAGATCCGCGTGTACGGAACGGGCCACGGTCCGGGACAGCCGGACCGCGCACTGCTCGAAAGGGTGCTGAGTGGACTCCGCCGTCTCTGA
- a CDS encoding TetR/AcrR family transcriptional regulator, translating to MTSPAPTRAYRRLSVEERQRQLKEAALSLFAVRAPDEVSLDDVAEAAGVSRPLVYRYFPGGKQQLYEAALRSAADELEQCFAEPPQGPLTRRLANALDRYLAFVDQHDAGFSALLQGGSVVETSRTTAIVDEVRRTAAEHILAHLEVVGATGPRLRMTVRMWITSVEAASLIWLDEEKQPPLDELRDWLVEQFMAVLVASAGRDPQTAEAVRVALAMETSDGPAGSLARRVLPVVSDAAHLL from the coding sequence ATGACCTCGCCTGCTCCCACCCGCGCTTACCGGCGCCTCAGTGTCGAAGAGCGGCAGCGGCAGCTCAAGGAGGCCGCCCTGTCCCTCTTCGCGGTGCGCGCACCCGACGAGGTCTCCCTCGACGACGTCGCGGAGGCGGCCGGAGTGTCGCGGCCGCTCGTCTACCGCTACTTCCCGGGCGGCAAGCAGCAGTTGTACGAGGCCGCGCTGCGATCCGCGGCCGACGAGCTGGAGCAGTGCTTCGCCGAGCCGCCTCAGGGCCCGCTCACCCGGCGCCTCGCGAACGCGCTCGACCGCTATCTCGCCTTCGTCGACCAGCACGACGCGGGGTTCAGCGCGCTGCTCCAGGGCGGCAGCGTCGTGGAGACCTCGCGGACGACCGCCATCGTGGACGAGGTGCGCAGGACGGCCGCCGAGCACATCCTGGCCCACCTCGAGGTCGTGGGCGCGACGGGCCCGCGGCTCCGGATGACGGTGCGGATGTGGATCACCTCCGTCGAGGCGGCGTCCCTGATCTGGCTGGACGAGGAGAAGCAGCCGCCGCTTGACGAGCTGCGGGACTGGCTGGTCGAGCAGTTCATGGCGGTCCTCGTGGCCTCGGCGGGCCGCGACCCGCAGACCGCGGAGGCGGTACGGGTCGCCCTTGCCATGGAGACGTCCGACGGCCCCGCGGGCTCGCTCGCCCGGCGTGTCCTTCCCGTGGTGAGCGACGCGGCGCACCTGCTGTGA
- a CDS encoding C40 family peptidase, whose amino-acid sequence MSGRLLQWVGTSVVVGALLAPTSPAYAVPGPDGTGERPVSELLTDLQELYRKAEESTETYNATAEKLKDQRAEVRRLNGKLARARTSVRDSRGAAGRFARQQYQGRTNVSPYVRLLLARNPQQALDQGHVIGRASAERAATVERLVGGEKRASELATRAEVALETQLALAARQKEARDTVKGRLKEVEELLASLSTEQLEDLARAEEEGMAESQRKFLKSGSLSGSPGSAAPTRPPSRRGDKALSYAVRQIGKPYKWGAEGPKAFDCSGLTSQAWAEAGKEIPRTSQEQWAQLRRVSLRKLRPGDLIVYFPKATHVAMYLGDGMVIQAPRPGAKVKVSPIAANPVRGAVRPDPKARPMEDYTPPKLPRGAMKGADTGYSRSVAPPA is encoded by the coding sequence ATGTCAGGCAGGTTGCTGCAGTGGGTCGGTACGAGTGTGGTGGTCGGCGCGTTGCTGGCGCCCACCTCCCCTGCGTACGCCGTCCCGGGGCCCGACGGCACCGGGGAGCGCCCGGTCTCCGAGCTCCTGACGGACCTTCAGGAGCTGTACCGGAAGGCCGAGGAGTCGACGGAGACGTACAACGCGACCGCGGAGAAGCTGAAGGACCAGCGCGCCGAGGTCAGGCGCCTGAACGGCAAGCTGGCCCGCGCCCGGACCTCGGTGCGCGACAGCCGTGGCGCGGCGGGCCGCTTCGCGCGCCAGCAGTACCAGGGCAGGACGAACGTCTCCCCCTACGTACGCCTGCTCCTCGCCCGCAACCCGCAGCAGGCCCTGGACCAGGGGCATGTGATCGGGCGGGCGTCGGCGGAGCGGGCCGCGACGGTGGAGCGGCTCGTCGGCGGCGAGAAGAGAGCGTCCGAGCTCGCGACCCGGGCGGAGGTCGCCCTGGAGACCCAACTGGCCCTCGCCGCACGCCAGAAGGAGGCGCGGGACACGGTCAAGGGCCGGCTGAAGGAGGTCGAGGAGCTGCTCGCCTCGCTGAGCACGGAGCAGCTGGAGGACCTTGCGCGGGCGGAGGAGGAGGGGATGGCCGAGTCCCAGCGGAAGTTCCTGAAGTCGGGCTCCCTGAGCGGATCTCCGGGCTCCGCCGCGCCGACCCGGCCACCGTCCAGGCGAGGGGACAAGGCGCTCTCCTACGCCGTGCGGCAGATCGGGAAGCCGTACAAGTGGGGCGCGGAAGGCCCCAAGGCCTTCGACTGCTCGGGGCTCACCTCGCAGGCGTGGGCCGAGGCGGGGAAGGAGATCCCCCGCACGTCGCAGGAGCAGTGGGCGCAGCTGCGGCGGGTCTCCCTGCGGAAGCTGCGCCCGGGTGACTTGATCGTCTACTTCCCCAAGGCCACGCATGTGGCGATGTACCTGGGTGACGGCATGGTGATCCAGGCCCCGCGCCCCGGGGCCAAGGTCAAGGTCTCCCCCATCGCCGCCAACCCCGTGCGGGGGGCGGTACGACCCGACCCCAAGGCCCGCCCCATGGAGGACTACACCCCGCCGAAGCTGCCGCGCGGGGCGATGAAGGGGGCGGACACGGGTTACAGCCGATCGGTCGCGCCCCCGGCATAG